A stretch of the Streptomyces sp. NBC_00078 genome encodes the following:
- the purQ gene encoding phosphoribosylformylglycinamidine synthase subunit PurQ: MTARIGVVTFPGSLDDRDTQRAIRLAGAEPVALWHKDKNLHQVDAVVLPGGFSYGDYLRAGAISRFSPVMETLIEQAKAGLPVLGICNGFQVLTEAHLLPGGMLGNDHLHFICRDQKLRVENAETAWTSDYTAGQEIHIPLKNMDGRYVADEYTLDKLEAEGRVAFRYVDFNPNGSLRDIAGITNEAGNVVGLMPHPEHAVEPLIGSGRTDGLPFFTSILKKLVNA, from the coding sequence GTGACCGCTCGTATTGGCGTCGTCACTTTCCCCGGAAGTCTCGACGACCGGGACACGCAGCGTGCGATCCGTCTCGCGGGCGCCGAGCCGGTCGCCCTCTGGCACAAGGACAAGAACCTCCACCAGGTCGACGCGGTCGTCCTCCCCGGCGGTTTCTCCTACGGCGACTATCTGCGGGCCGGCGCCATCTCCCGCTTCTCGCCGGTGATGGAGACGCTCATCGAGCAGGCGAAGGCAGGCCTTCCGGTCCTCGGCATCTGCAACGGCTTCCAGGTCCTCACCGAGGCCCACCTGCTTCCCGGCGGGATGCTCGGCAACGACCACCTCCACTTCATCTGCCGCGACCAGAAGCTGCGGGTGGAGAACGCGGAGACCGCCTGGACCAGCGACTACACCGCCGGCCAGGAGATCCACATCCCGCTGAAGAACATGGACGGCCGGTACGTCGCCGACGAGTACACGCTGGACAAGCTGGAGGCCGAGGGCCGGGTCGCCTTCCGGTATGTGGACTTCAACCCGAACGGCTCGCTCCGCGACATCGCCGGCATCACCAACGAGGCCGGGAACGTCGTCGGCCTGATGCCGCACCCCGAGCACGCGGTCGAGCCGCTCATCGGGTCGGGCCGCACCGACGGCCTCCCCTTCTTCACCTCGATCCTCAAGAAGCTGGTCAACGCATGA
- the purS gene encoding phosphoribosylformylglycinamidine synthase subunit PurS, whose amino-acid sequence MARVVVDVMLKPEILDPQGQAVQRALPRLGFEGISDVRQGKRFELEVDGPVDEAALARIHDLAESFLANTVIEDFTVKVEEVAEAAK is encoded by the coding sequence GTGGCACGCGTCGTAGTCGACGTCATGCTCAAGCCGGAGATCCTCGACCCCCAGGGCCAGGCGGTGCAGCGCGCACTGCCGCGTCTGGGTTTCGAAGGCATCTCCGACGTACGTCAGGGAAAGCGTTTCGAACTGGAAGTTGACGGACCGGTCGACGAGGCCGCTCTCGCCCGCATCCACGATCTTGCGGAATCCTTCCTCGCCAACACCGTGATCGAGGACTTCACCGTCAAGGTCGAGGAAGTCGCGGAGGCCGCGAAGTGA
- a CDS encoding Lsr2 family protein — translation MAQKVVVTLFDDIDGSEAAETIAFGLDGKSYEIDLNQANAKKLRKALEPYVEAGRKRSKSGRTYRQTEVAPDPAAVRAWAQANKMDVPARGRIPKKVYEAFSAAQ, via the coding sequence GTGGCGCAGAAGGTCGTAGTCACTCTCTTTGACGACATCGACGGCTCGGAAGCGGCGGAAACGATCGCCTTCGGACTCGACGGCAAGTCGTACGAGATCGACCTGAACCAAGCCAATGCCAAGAAACTGCGTAAGGCGCTCGAGCCGTACGTGGAGGCCGGCCGCAAGCGGTCGAAGTCCGGCAGGACCTACCGGCAGACGGAGGTCGCACCCGACCCGGCAGCCGTCCGCGCCTGGGCCCAGGCCAACAAGATGGACGTCCCGGCCCGCGGCCGGATCCCGAAGAAGGTTTACGAGGCGTTCAGCGCGGCGCAGTAG
- a CDS encoding ABC transporter ATP-binding protein, whose protein sequence is MDTNEHEHVIEVTDLRRVYGGGFEAVRGITFSVDRGEIFALLGTNGAGKTSTVELLEGLARPAGGRVRVLGHDPYEERGAVRPRTGVMLQEGGFPSELTVAETARMWAGCVSGARPEAEALELVGLGRRAGVRVKQLSGGERRRLDLALALLGEPEVLFLDEPTTGLDAEGRRDTWELVRALRDTGTTVLLTTHYLEEAEALTDRLAILHEGRIAATGTPGEVTAAQPSRISFRLPGGYFLGDLPPLGELGVCGHEVDGDLVRLRTHELQRAATGLLVWAERARVELRALDVRSASLEEAFLGIARMGVPPLDRGDPHRRERAGRAKEGRAA, encoded by the coding sequence ATGGACACCAACGAACACGAACACGTGATTGAGGTCACTGACCTGCGGCGTGTGTACGGGGGCGGGTTCGAGGCCGTACGCGGAATCACCTTTTCCGTGGACCGCGGCGAGATCTTCGCGCTGCTCGGCACCAACGGGGCGGGCAAGACATCCACGGTCGAGTTGCTGGAGGGGCTCGCACGGCCGGCCGGGGGGCGGGTGCGGGTGCTCGGGCACGATCCCTACGAGGAGCGGGGCGCCGTACGGCCTCGTACCGGGGTCATGCTGCAGGAGGGCGGGTTCCCGTCCGAGCTGACCGTCGCCGAGACCGCGCGGATGTGGGCCGGGTGTGTCAGCGGGGCGCGGCCCGAGGCGGAGGCGCTGGAGCTGGTCGGGCTCGGACGGCGCGCCGGGGTGCGGGTGAAGCAACTGTCCGGGGGTGAGCGGCGGCGCCTGGACCTGGCGCTCGCGCTGCTCGGCGAGCCCGAGGTGCTGTTCCTGGACGAACCCACGACCGGCCTGGACGCCGAAGGGCGCCGGGACACCTGGGAGTTGGTGCGGGCGCTGCGCGACACGGGCACGACCGTGCTGCTGACCACGCACTACCTGGAGGAGGCGGAGGCGCTCACCGACCGGCTGGCGATCCTGCACGAGGGGCGCATCGCGGCGACCGGGACACCGGGCGAGGTGACCGCCGCACAACCCTCGCGGATCTCCTTCCGGCTGCCCGGCGGCTACTTCCTCGGGGACCTGCCGCCGCTCGGTGAGCTGGGGGTGTGCGGGCACGAGGTGGACGGCGATCTCGTACGGCTGCGGACACATGAGTTGCAGCGGGCCGCCACCGGGCTGCTGGTGTGGGCCGAGCGGGCCCGGGTGGAACTGCGGGCGCTCGATGTGCGGTCCGCCTCGCTGGAGGAGGCGTTTTTGGGAATCGCCCGGATGGGGGTCCCCCCGCTCGATCGGGGGGACCCCCATCGTCGCGAACGAGCGGGCCGTGCGAAAGAAGGCAGGGCGGCATGA
- a CDS encoding ABC transporter permease gives MSTHAHAHAHARAHAPAARRLRALARAELTLLGRNRSAVATALLVPLAVPFTVRPAIDQMDLKSHGLNIGTVMLTAAIGFSFLFSVYTALVSAFVARREELVLKRLRTGEPGDHEILFGTALPAVCVGLAQSLVLAAGCVLLVDAGAPRAPYLTVLGILSGLTLCAALAALTATFTRTVESAQFTALPLVLVSMMGSGIAVPAGILPDRLAAVCEFLPLSPAVRLVGGGWTGRLSAYEALGALATALVWTLLAVFAVRRWFRWEPRR, from the coding sequence ATGAGCACCCACGCCCACGCCCACGCCCACGCCCGCGCCCACGCCCCCGCCGCGCGCCGGCTGCGTGCCCTCGCCCGGGCCGAGCTCACCCTGCTCGGCCGCAACCGGAGCGCGGTGGCCACGGCGCTGCTCGTGCCGCTCGCGGTGCCCTTCACCGTGAGGCCCGCGATCGACCAGATGGACCTCAAGAGCCATGGACTCAACATCGGCACGGTGATGCTGACCGCCGCGATCGGCTTCTCCTTCCTGTTCTCCGTGTACACGGCCCTGGTGAGCGCCTTCGTCGCCCGCCGCGAGGAACTCGTCCTGAAGCGGCTGCGGACCGGGGAACCCGGCGACCACGAGATCCTCTTCGGCACCGCGCTGCCCGCCGTCTGCGTCGGCCTCGCCCAGTCCCTGGTGCTGGCCGCCGGCTGCGTGCTGCTCGTCGACGCCGGGGCGCCCCGGGCGCCGTATCTGACCGTGCTGGGCATCCTGTCGGGCCTGACGCTGTGCGCCGCGCTCGCCGCGCTCACCGCCACCTTCACCAGGACCGTGGAGAGCGCCCAGTTCACGGCGCTGCCGCTGGTGCTCGTGTCGATGATGGGCTCGGGCATCGCGGTCCCCGCCGGGATCCTGCCCGATCGGCTCGCCGCCGTCTGCGAATTCCTTCCGCTCTCTCCTGCCGTACGGCTGGTCGGCGGCGGATGGACCGGGCGGCTGAGCGCGTACGAGGCACTGGGCGCCCTGGCGACCGCCCTGGTCTGGACGCTGCTGGCGGTGTTTGCTGTACGGCGGTGGTTCCGGTGGGAACCACGGCGCTGA
- a CDS encoding sensor histidine kinase, protein MGRTRGWWRRKSTPAKVETYTRWSFHFFGVTEILAIGLPAVGTLGPGLGGALLGLVAVHAVACTVTVSRALDWTRGRRPQPVRLLWTLAAVTAVIAVTAVGIAQRGPRGDGLDATASGVFGVVLVVAAGVISLGVRDRRRVCAIVVGFSVGAGAVSFPLGTSGPATLLTMLGVFLGAGFLAFTAIFSVWLLNAVYELDEAREARARLAVAEERLRFGRDLHDVMGRNLAVIALKSELAVQLARRGRPEAVDQMIEVQRISQESQREVRDVVRGYREADLGVELAGAQGVLTAAGIHCEVTGETAGLPGEVQSALGWVVREATTNVLRHGDAGRCGVALLVTEERVVLTVENDGAGPPTTKGGSGLAGLRERLSAVGGTLEAGPAGGDVFRVVAEVPLAVAEVPA, encoded by the coding sequence ATGGGGCGGACACGCGGCTGGTGGCGGCGCAAGAGCACACCGGCGAAGGTCGAGACGTACACGCGGTGGTCGTTCCACTTCTTCGGCGTGACCGAGATCCTGGCGATCGGGCTGCCGGCCGTCGGCACGCTGGGACCCGGGCTCGGCGGAGCGCTGCTGGGCCTGGTGGCGGTGCACGCCGTGGCGTGCACGGTGACGGTGTCCCGGGCACTGGACTGGACCCGCGGGCGCCGTCCACAGCCCGTGCGGCTGCTGTGGACGCTCGCAGCGGTGACCGCCGTGATCGCCGTCACGGCGGTGGGGATCGCGCAGCGCGGACCGAGGGGCGACGGCCTCGACGCCACGGCGAGCGGTGTGTTCGGGGTCGTGCTGGTCGTCGCGGCCGGGGTCATCTCGCTCGGCGTGCGCGACCGGCGGCGGGTGTGCGCGATCGTGGTCGGCTTCTCGGTCGGCGCGGGAGCCGTCTCGTTCCCGCTGGGCACCTCCGGCCCCGCCACTCTGCTCACCATGCTGGGCGTGTTCCTCGGAGCCGGGTTCCTGGCCTTCACCGCGATCTTCTCGGTCTGGCTGCTGAACGCCGTCTACGAACTCGACGAGGCCCGCGAGGCCCGCGCCCGGCTCGCCGTCGCCGAGGAGCGGCTGCGGTTCGGCCGGGATCTGCACGACGTGATGGGGCGGAACCTCGCCGTCATCGCGCTCAAGAGCGAACTCGCCGTACAGCTGGCGCGCCGCGGGCGGCCCGAGGCCGTGGACCAGATGATCGAGGTGCAGCGGATCTCGCAGGAGTCGCAGCGGGAGGTACGGGATGTCGTACGGGGATATCGGGAGGCCGATCTCGGGGTCGAACTGGCCGGTGCACAGGGTGTGTTGACCGCCGCCGGCATCCACTGCGAGGTGACGGGGGAGACGGCCGGGCTGCCCGGCGAGGTGCAGTCGGCGCTCGGCTGGGTGGTCCGCGAGGCGACGACGAACGTGCTGCGGCACGGGGACGCCGGACGGTGTGGGGTGGCTCTGCTGGTGACGGAGGAACGCGTGGTGCTGACGGTGGAGAACGACGGGGCCGGCCCGCCCACGACGAAGGGCGGCTCCGGACTGGCCGGACTGCGGGAGCGGTTGTCGGCGGTGGGCGGCACGCTGGAGGCGGGGCCGGCCGGCGGGGACGTGTTCCGGGTGGTGGCCGAGGTGCCGCTGGCTGTGGCCGAGGTCCCGGCATGA
- a CDS encoding response regulator transcription factor has protein sequence MTAVVRLLLADDEHLIRGALAALLGLEDDLVVVAEAASGPEAQAMARAHEPDVAVLDLQMPGADGVKVATSLRAELPGCQVLIVTSHGRPGHLKRALAAGVRGFVPKTVSAQRLAEIIRTVHAGNRYVDPELAADAIASGDSPLTVREAEVLELAADGAPVAEIAERAALSQGTVRNYLSSAASKLGAENRHTAVRLARQRGWV, from the coding sequence ATGACCGCTGTCGTACGACTGCTGCTCGCCGACGACGAGCACCTCATCCGGGGTGCGCTCGCCGCGCTGCTCGGGCTGGAGGACGACCTCGTGGTCGTGGCCGAGGCGGCGTCCGGACCCGAGGCGCAGGCGATGGCCCGGGCGCACGAACCGGATGTCGCCGTGCTCGATCTCCAGATGCCGGGGGCCGACGGTGTGAAGGTCGCCACATCCCTGCGGGCCGAACTGCCCGGCTGCCAGGTACTGATCGTCACCAGTCACGGACGGCCCGGGCATCTGAAGCGGGCGCTCGCGGCGGGTGTGCGCGGGTTCGTCCCGAAGACGGTCAGCGCGCAGCGGCTCGCGGAGATCATCCGCACGGTGCATGCCGGAAACCGTTACGTCGATCCCGAGTTGGCCGCCGACGCGATCGCCTCCGGGGACTCCCCGCTGACCGTGCGGGAGGCCGAGGTGCTGGAACTCGCCGCCGACGGCGCGCCCGTGGCGGAGATCGCCGAACGGGCCGCGCTGTCGCAGGGGACCGTGCGGAACTACCTTTCGTCGGCCGCCTCCAAGCTCGGCGCGGAGAACCGGCACACGGCGGTGCGGCTCGCCCGCCAGCGAGGTTGGGTATAG
- a CDS encoding phosphoribosylaminoimidazolesuccinocarboxamide synthase, which translates to MSGFVEKPEPIQVPGLVHLHTGKVRELYQNEAGDLVMVASDRLSAYDWVLPTEIPDKGRVLTQLSLWWFDQLADLVPHHVLSTELPPGAPADWAGRTTVCKSLQMVPVECVARGYLTGSGLLEYNESRTVCGLALPEGLSDGSELPAPIFTPATKAAVGEHDENVSYEEVARQVGADTAAQLRQATLAVYSRARDIARDRGIILADTKFEFGFEGERLVIADEVLTPDSSRFWPADEWEPGHAQPSYDKQFVRDWLTSPASGWDRKSEQPPPPLPQEVVDATRAKYVEAYERLTGMSWA; encoded by the coding sequence GTGTCCGGATTCGTAGAAAAGCCCGAGCCGATTCAGGTTCCGGGCCTGGTGCACCTGCACACCGGCAAGGTGCGCGAGCTGTACCAGAACGAGGCCGGCGACCTCGTGATGGTCGCCAGTGACCGCCTGTCCGCGTACGACTGGGTGCTGCCGACCGAGATCCCCGACAAGGGCCGGGTGCTCACGCAGCTGTCCCTGTGGTGGTTCGACCAGCTCGCCGACCTGGTCCCCCACCACGTCCTGAGCACCGAACTGCCCCCGGGCGCCCCCGCCGACTGGGCGGGCCGCACCACGGTCTGCAAGTCGCTCCAGATGGTCCCGGTCGAGTGCGTGGCCCGCGGCTACCTCACCGGCTCCGGCCTGCTGGAGTACAACGAGTCCCGCACCGTCTGCGGCCTCGCCCTCCCCGAGGGCCTGTCCGACGGCAGCGAACTCCCGGCCCCGATCTTCACCCCGGCCACCAAGGCCGCGGTCGGCGAGCACGACGAGAACGTCTCCTACGAGGAGGTCGCCCGCCAGGTCGGCGCGGACACCGCGGCCCAGCTCCGCCAGGCGACCCTCGCCGTGTACTCCCGCGCCCGCGACATCGCCCGCGACCGCGGGATCATCCTCGCGGACACGAAGTTCGAGTTCGGCTTCGAGGGCGAGAGGCTGGTCATCGCGGACGAGGTGCTCACCCCGGACTCCTCCCGCTTCTGGCCGGCGGACGAGTGGGAGCCGGGGCACGCGCAGCCGTCGTACGACAAGCAGTTCGTGCGCGACTGGCTGACCTCGCCGGCCTCCGGCTGGGACAGGAAGAGCGAGCAGCCCCCGCCGCCGCTGCCGCAGGAGGTCGTGGACGCGACCCGCGCGAAGTACGTCGAGGCGTACGAGCGGCTGACGGGCATGAGCTGGGCGTAG
- a CDS encoding N,N-dimethylformamidase beta subunit family domain-containing protein has translation MGSEQGSEQIRRWESGALAHAVTDPFGQGPVPWLRGSETYFDDTGQVVPWYVDAPQQSPAGDHPDAPRVPAPRSAGGPRSADDVRRQIKGFISTGAVAPGEPVDFHVTVDPPQEFSVDIYRIGHYGGDGAAKITTSPRLSGIVQPPPLAADRAVSCHHWWLSWRLQIPSYWSIGAYVAVLTTADGYRSHIPFTVRDSHPADLLLLLPDVTWQAYNLYPEDGRTGASLYHAWDEEGRLLGESDAATTVSFDRPYAGAGLPLHVGHAYDFIRWAERYGYDIAYADARDLHAGRVDPTRYRGLVFPGHDEYWSSNMRRTVELAREHGTSLVFLSANTMYWQVELGPSPSGVPDRLLTCRKRRGPGKPVLWREVDRPEQQLVGIQYAGRVPEPHPLIVRNADHWLWEATGAHDGDEIEGLVAGEADRYFPRTPLPEHEDRILLAHSPYADSEGALRHQETSLYRAPSGALVFASGTFAWTPSLDRPGHVDARVQRATANLLDRICKRD, from the coding sequence ATGGGATCGGAGCAGGGATCGGAGCAGATCCGCCGCTGGGAGTCCGGAGCGCTGGCGCACGCCGTGACCGACCCCTTCGGCCAGGGCCCCGTCCCCTGGCTCCGCGGCAGCGAGACCTACTTCGACGACACCGGCCAGGTCGTCCCCTGGTACGTGGACGCACCCCAGCAGTCGCCCGCTGGCGACCACCCGGACGCCCCCCGCGTCCCGGCCCCGCGTTCCGCCGGAGGCCCACGCTCCGCGGACGACGTCCGCCGTCAGATCAAGGGCTTCATCTCCACCGGCGCGGTCGCCCCCGGCGAGCCCGTCGACTTCCATGTCACGGTCGACCCGCCCCAGGAATTCAGCGTCGACATCTACCGCATCGGCCACTACGGCGGCGACGGCGCAGCCAAGATCACCACCAGTCCCCGTCTCTCCGGCATCGTCCAGCCCCCGCCGCTCGCCGCGGACCGTGCGGTCTCGTGCCACCACTGGTGGCTGTCCTGGCGGCTGCAGATCCCGTCGTACTGGAGCATCGGAGCGTATGTCGCCGTCCTCACCACGGCCGACGGCTACCGCTCCCACATCCCCTTCACGGTCCGCGACAGCCATCCGGCGGATCTGCTCCTGCTCCTGCCCGACGTGACCTGGCAGGCCTACAACCTCTACCCGGAGGACGGGCGCACGGGCGCGAGCCTCTACCATGCCTGGGACGAGGAGGGCCGTCTGCTGGGCGAGTCCGACGCGGCGACCACGGTCTCCTTCGACCGCCCGTATGCCGGCGCCGGCCTCCCCCTCCACGTCGGCCACGCCTACGACTTCATCCGCTGGGCCGAGCGCTACGGCTACGACATCGCCTACGCCGACGCCCGCGACCTGCACGCAGGCCGTGTCGACCCCACCCGCTACCGCGGCCTGGTCTTCCCGGGGCACGACGAGTACTGGTCGTCCAACATGCGCCGTACCGTCGAACTCGCCCGGGAGCACGGCACCTCCCTCGTCTTCCTCTCCGCCAACACCATGTACTGGCAGGTGGAGTTGGGCCCGTCCCCGTCCGGCGTCCCGGACCGCCTCCTCACCTGCCGCAAGCGCAGGGGCCCGGGCAAACCGGTGCTGTGGCGCGAAGTCGACCGCCCCGAGCAGCAGTTGGTCGGCATCCAGTACGCGGGCCGGGTCCCCGAACCGCACCCCCTGATCGTCCGTAACGCCGATCACTGGCTGTGGGAGGCGACCGGCGCGCACGACGGCGACGAGATCGAGGGCCTGGTCGCGGGCGAGGCCGACCGCTACTTCCCGCGCACCCCGCTGCCCGAGCACGAGGACCGCATCCTGCTCGCCCACTCCCCGTACGCCGACTCGGAGGGCGCCCTCCGCCACCAGGAGACGTCTCTGTACCGGGCCCCCTCCGGCGCCCTGGTCTTCGCATCCGGGACGTTCGCCTGGACGCCGTCCCTGGACCGTCCGGGCCATGTCGACGCACGCGTCCAGCGCGCCACGGCAAACCTGCTGGACCGCATCTGTAAACGTGACTGA